A stretch of Planctomicrobium piriforme DNA encodes these proteins:
- a CDS encoding zinc ribbon domain-containing protein — protein MWTCSKCRESVEDSFQVCWSCGTSVDGVEDPNFKPEIDVGVQDTSLEDEFRSRFRCCKCRSTTASVDWIAGTGTGPSRLLNWQIKQFLSVSCGHCGYTEFYNADVLNERSKIGDLLDLIYGR, from the coding sequence ATGTGGACCTGTTCGAAATGCCGTGAAAGCGTCGAAGATTCATTTCAGGTCTGCTGGAGTTGCGGGACTTCAGTCGACGGCGTTGAAGATCCGAACTTCAAGCCGGAAATCGACGTCGGCGTTCAAGACACATCGCTGGAAGACGAATTCCGCAGCCGGTTTCGCTGCTGCAAATGCCGCAGCACAACGGCCAGCGTCGACTGGATCGCCGGCACCGGAACCGGCCCGTCACGACTGCTCAACTGGCAAATCAAGCAGTTCCTCTCAGTCTCCTGCGGGCACTGCGGCTACACCGAGTTCTACAACGCCGACGTGCTGAACGAACGCTCGAAGATCGGCGACCTGCTGGACCTGATTTACGGGCGGTAG
- a CDS encoding PH domain-containing protein translates to MDEWFFEEQGKKYGPIALTVLQKLVKNGRVTPATPVREGRTGPWVQAADSAADLFPGHAVEQAAVGVDENVYRVAPVFGTPVDAGDESDSSEDWVHAKLDTSDYALHSQDTAHDFSGRSRALPSELAADLVPKSGVPKELKELLASDEKVIYLERPSITVLYVRLAMTCGWGLVVCLAIGLAGSESLLMRLILIVVSSLAFITLPGYLCYLDWANRIYAVTSSRLFLRWGVLDRRIRIAPVRNVQMISINTGVVDRWLNLNTVRFYTAANAGYLDVGGTSLQFRWIDSRKAVRAFGTAASCIGG, encoded by the coding sequence ATGGACGAATGGTTTTTTGAAGAGCAGGGCAAAAAGTACGGGCCAATTGCTTTAACTGTACTGCAGAAGCTGGTCAAAAATGGGCGTGTCACTCCCGCCACTCCGGTGCGAGAAGGCCGCACGGGACCATGGGTGCAGGCGGCGGATTCGGCGGCCGATTTGTTTCCAGGCCATGCCGTCGAACAGGCTGCCGTCGGCGTTGATGAGAACGTTTATCGAGTTGCTCCAGTCTTCGGAACGCCGGTCGATGCTGGCGATGAGAGCGATTCATCCGAGGACTGGGTTCATGCAAAACTCGACACGAGCGACTATGCCCTGCATTCTCAGGATACGGCCCACGATTTTTCCGGCCGTAGCCGGGCATTGCCGTCGGAGTTGGCGGCGGACCTCGTCCCCAAGTCGGGGGTGCCCAAGGAACTGAAAGAACTCCTCGCGTCCGATGAGAAAGTGATTTATCTGGAACGCCCCTCGATCACGGTCCTGTATGTGCGGCTCGCGATGACCTGCGGGTGGGGTTTGGTGGTCTGCCTGGCGATCGGACTTGCAGGCAGCGAATCGCTTTTGATGCGGCTCATTCTGATCGTCGTTTCGTCGCTGGCGTTCATTACGTTGCCCGGTTACTTGTGCTACCTCGACTGGGCGAACAGGATTTACGCCGTCACTTCGTCGCGGCTGTTTTTGCGCTGGGGCGTGTTGGATCGTCGCATCCGCATCGCACCGGTGCGAAACGTACAGATGATTTCCATCAATACCGGCGTCGTTGACCGCTGGCTCAACTTGAATACCGTGCGGTTCTATACCGCAGCCAATGCGGGCTATCTGGACGTCGGCGGCACCTCGCTGCAGTTCCGCTGGATCGACAGCCGGAAAGCCGTGAGAGCATTCGGCACCGCCGCCAGCTGCATCGGCGGGTGA
- the mqnC gene encoding cyclic dehypoxanthinyl futalosine synthase has translation MISTAEPNVRSILAKAVDGARLTPEEGLALLQSHDLTALGRAADAVTKRLHPEPYRTYNIDRNINYSNVCAAVCDFCAFYRPVGHAEAYVLTDDVLFQKIQETVELGGDQILLQGGLHPQLPLEWYEDLLRKMRKNFPTVNIHGFSPPELWHFHKVSKLPLKTVLQRLKDAGLGSLPGGGGEILVDRVRKQITRGKVLTDGWLEVNQAWHELGGKSTCTMMFGHIETLEERIEHLDRLRAQQDATGGFTAFICWTHQPPENAPWFGRDAEAGRKGGVDMSQLPSAGAFEYLKTQAVARLYLDNIPNIQSSWVTQGEKIGQLALFFGANDMGSLMIEENVVAQAGTVFHLSLETIRRCISDAGYTPRQRNVYYELIDEQAASPTAVVNPSATLNVIS, from the coding sequence ATGATTTCCACTGCAGAACCGAACGTCCGATCCATCCTCGCCAAAGCCGTCGACGGTGCCCGGCTGACGCCGGAAGAGGGGCTGGCCCTGCTGCAGTCGCACGACCTCACGGCACTCGGTCGAGCGGCGGACGCGGTGACGAAACGGCTACATCCCGAGCCGTACCGCACCTACAACATCGACCGCAACATCAACTATTCGAACGTCTGCGCTGCGGTCTGCGACTTCTGCGCGTTCTACCGGCCGGTCGGTCATGCCGAAGCCTATGTGCTGACCGACGACGTGCTGTTCCAGAAAATCCAGGAGACCGTCGAACTCGGCGGCGATCAGATTCTGCTGCAAGGGGGCCTGCACCCCCAGTTGCCGCTCGAATGGTATGAAGACCTGCTCCGGAAGATGCGGAAGAACTTCCCGACCGTCAACATTCACGGCTTCAGCCCGCCAGAGCTGTGGCACTTCCACAAGGTCAGCAAGCTGCCGCTGAAAACCGTGTTGCAGCGTCTCAAGGATGCCGGCCTGGGAAGCCTGCCGGGCGGCGGCGGCGAGATTCTCGTCGATCGTGTCCGCAAGCAGATCACACGCGGCAAAGTCCTCACCGACGGCTGGCTGGAAGTAAATCAGGCGTGGCACGAACTCGGGGGCAAAAGCACCTGTACGATGATGTTCGGGCATATCGAAACGCTGGAAGAGCGGATCGAACATCTCGACCGGTTACGGGCACAGCAGGATGCGACAGGCGGATTCACCGCGTTCATCTGCTGGACGCATCAGCCGCCGGAGAACGCTCCCTGGTTCGGCCGCGATGCCGAAGCCGGCCGCAAGGGGGGAGTCGACATGTCGCAGCTTCCCAGCGCCGGCGCATTCGAATACCTGAAAACTCAGGCAGTGGCCCGGCTCTATCTCGACAACATTCCCAACATTCAGTCTTCCTGGGTCACGCAGGGTGAGAAGATCGGCCAGTTGGCGCTGTTCTTCGGGGCCAACGACATGGGGAGCCTGATGATCGAGGAGAACGTCGTCGCTCAGGCAGGGACGGTGTTCCACCTGTCGCTGGAAACGATCCGACGCTGCATTTCCGACGCCGGCTACACTCCCCGACAGAGAAACGTCTACTATGAGTTGATCGACGAACAGGCGGCGTCACCAACAGCGGTCGTCAATCCCTCAGCAACGTTGAACGTGATTTCCTAG